The Centroberyx gerrardi isolate f3 chromosome 12, fCenGer3.hap1.cur.20231027, whole genome shotgun sequence genome has a window encoding:
- the pitpnc1b gene encoding cytoplasmic phosphatidylinositol transfer protein 1b, producing the protein MLMKEYRICMPLTVDEYRIGQLYMISKHSCEQSGGGEGVEVVRNEPDMHPQHGPGQLTEKRIYLSSKLPSWAKAFVPRFFYVTEKAWNFYPYTITEYSVSFLPKFSIRIETRFENNNGDNNNVFGDKPTPKESVSFLDILSDPIPEKHYKEPEDLSRWQSSKTGRGPLEDGWREDTKPIMCSYKRVQCSFEVYGFQGRTEEFIHKNIRDILLVGHRQAVAWIDEWHGMSLEEVREYERELQEKTNSKVKSSQSNTGQAASRPAFSRSISVTDERSLKRMGVTTAAMSDPSTSSLPQSPIRLNSTPE; encoded by the exons ATGTTGATGAAGGAGTACCGAATATGTATGCCACTGACTGTGGACGAG TATAGGATTGGGCAGCTGTACATGATCAGCAAGCACAGCTGTGAGCAGAgcggagggggagaaggggtggaggtggtgaggaATGAGCCAGACATGCACCCCCAGCACGGCCCGGGACAGCTGACCGAGAAGCGGATCTACCTTAGCAG TAAATTGCCATCCTGGGCGAAAGCATTTGTCCCTCGATTCTTCTATGTGACAGAGAAGGCCTGGAACTTCTACCCTTACACCAtcacag AGTACTCA GTGTCGTTCCTTCCCAAGTTCAGCATTCGTATTGAGACGAGATTCGAGAATAACAATGGTGATAACAACAAT GTATTTGGGGACAAGCCGACCCCAAAAGAGAGTGTGAGTTTCCTGGATATCCTGAGTGACCCTATCCCTGAGAAGCACTACAAAGAGCCAGAg GACTTGAGTCGCTGGCAGTCAAGTAAAACGGGCCGGGGGCCCCTGGAGGACGGCTGGAGAGAGGACACCAAGCCCATCATGTGCTCCTATAAGAGGGTGCAGTGCAGCTTCGAGGTGTACGGCTTCCAGGGCCGGACTGAGGAGTTCATACACAAA AACATCCGGGACATTCTATTGGTCGGCCACAGGCAAGCAGTGGCATGGATAGACGAATGGCACG ggatgagtttggaggaggtgagagagtaTGAGCGAGAACTGCAAGAGAAGACCAACAGCAAAGTCAAATCCAGCCAGAGCAACACGG gcCAGGCTGCCTCTCGCCCTGCGTTCTCTCGTTCTATCTCGGTGACTGACGAGCGCTCTCTGAAGAGGATGGGAGTGACGACTGCAGCCATGTCTGACCCCTCAACCTCCTCCCTGCCACAGAGCCCCATACGCCTGAACTCGACCCCTGAATaa